A section of the Hevea brasiliensis isolate MT/VB/25A 57/8 chromosome 17, ASM3005281v1, whole genome shotgun sequence genome encodes:
- the LOC131175318 gene encoding uncharacterized protein LOC131175318, producing the protein MLLRGWLLLVAVEMMVLEEAGGAVDEEGSAAEDVGCAEAAGAEVFGFLGGGSDIGVVGGSLRFERGVAVGGGEGVSCGGESGLGGRIDNGETWRGEVGGEWGGDSIGLPMVRMKEMREKIKDAGGSWG; encoded by the exons atgttgctaaggggctggttgcTGCTGGTTGCTGttgaaatgatggtgctggaggag gcaggaggggctgtggatgaagAGGGTTCAGCTGCAGAAGATGTGGGCTGTGCAGAAGCTGCTGGG gctgaagttttTGGGTTTTTGGGTGGAGGTTCTGACATTGgggtggtgggtggttctttgcgcTTTGAGAGAGGAG TGGCTGTGGGAGGTGGTGAAGGTGtttcttgtggaggggaatcggggTTGGGAGGCCGCATTGACAATGGCGAAACTTGGAGAGGGGAGGTTGGAGgggaatggggaggcgactccattgGGTTGCCAATGGTGAGGATGAAGGAGATGAGGGAGAAAATAAAAGATGCAGGGGGTAGTTGGGGCTAG